Sequence from the Halobaculum rubrum genome:
GGCGGCGAAGTCGACGAGCGGCCGCATCCGGCAGACCGTGGCCTCGGCGTCGCCGACGGTTCCTCGCCATACCTCGCCACCCTGAGCGGACTCGAAGGCGGCCTCGATCGCCCGGAAGTCGTCGCGCGACTCCGGCTCGGTGAACTCGACCCACTCGCGCTCGCCGTCGACGATCACCGGACCGCCGTCGCGCTCGGGCTCCCCGCCGTAGTCGGCGCGGTACTCCGCGAGGTGCAGCGAGGTGTTCGCGTCGACGCCGATCCGGACGATCAGCGCGTCGCGGTCGTACAGCCGCGCGAGCGGCGACTCCTCCCCCATCGGCGAGTCGTACGCGTGATCCGCGGTCACCGCCTCGGCGTCGGCGCCCCACGCCGCGAACGACGTGGTCGGGTGGCGACTCCGCCGCGCACCGGGGCAGTCGCGCAGACACTCCGGGATCGCACCGACACCCCGCGTCGGCGTCACATCGGGGCGGTACGGCGCCGCCTCCGCTTTGATCGACTCGACCCACTCGTCCGGAACGGGGGGGTTCTCCCAGCTCGTGGGGTCGGACAGCTGCGTCGAGTGGGTCGGCACCGCGAGCGTCCCCCGCGCGGTCACCGCCCCCAGCAGCGCGTCGACGACGGTCGGCGCGCCGCCGGCGACCCACCCGATCGCCGACAGCGACGAGTGGACGAGCGCGGTCTCGCCGGGCGTCACGCCCAGTTCACGCAGGTCCGCACGCAGCCCGTCGGTCGTCAGCGGCGCGTCGGTGCGCTCGACGACCTCGTGTTCGCTCATGGGACGACGGCACCGCCGAGGGTGAAAACGACTCCGGGTGCGTGCTACTCGACCGCACAGTTGTTCGGGCCCAGTTCGGCCTCGAACGCCTCCTCGTCGCCCATCGACTCGGCGCCGAGGTTCGTCGCGACGATGCGCTCGAAGTTCGCCGGACGCGGGGGAAGCTCCCCCGCGATCCGGTCGACGAACGCCGCCCGGTCGAGCGCACACACCTCGAGCTCCGCGATCCGCGCCAGCGGCGCGACGTAGTCGTTCGCGCGGGCGTCCGCGAGGTCCGCGAAGTGTCCCGGCGCGATTCGCGTGTCGACGGGGAGCGCGAGCAGTCGGTCGTGGAGCGTGTCGTACGCCGTCGCCGCGAGGTCGCGGGCGCCCTCGTCGCCCGCCTCCAGGTCCGGCCGGCCGACGCTCCGCAGGAACAGGGCGTCACCCGTGAGGAGCATGTCCGCGTGCGCTCGGTCCGGCCGGCGGAGCCGGAGACACATC
This genomic interval carries:
- a CDS encoding aminoglycoside N(3)-acetyltransferase is translated as MSEHEVVERTDAPLTTDGLRADLRELGVTPGETALVHSSLSAIGWVAGGAPTVVDALLGAVTARGTLAVPTHSTQLSDPTSWENPPVPDEWVESIKAEAAPYRPDVTPTRGVGAIPECLRDCPGARRSRHPTTSFAAWGADAEAVTADHAYDSPMGEESPLARLYDRDALIVRIGVDANTSLHLAEYRADYGGEPERDGGPVIVDGEREWVEFTEPESRDDFRAIEAAFESAQGGEVWRGTVGDAEATVCRMRPLVDFAAEWLEANR